In Streptomyces venezuelae, the sequence GTGGTCCAGGTCGGGTCCGCTGCCCGACAGGTGGACGAGGTGGGGCTTGATCAGGGACGTCGCAGGGCTGGGCACATCCCCATTATCGGTGCGCGGGTGCCCGATCGCACGGGTCGGGCCGGGCGGCGGTGCGGTGCGTGGCGGCCCGGAGCGATCGCGTGATGCGTTTGTTCCAGGGCGGCCGGATCGTTCAAGAACGGCCGGGGCCGGGCGGGCGACATTGGTGGCGCACCTCGTGCGGACACCGGAAGGAACCAACCATGAGCTCGAACCACTCGCTGTCCGGCAAGACCGTCCTCGTCGGAGCCGGGGCGAAGAACCTCGGTGGTCTGATCAGCACCAGCGTGGCGCGGGACGGCGCCGACGTCGTGATCCACTACCACTCCGACGCCACCGCCGCGGACGCGCGCAAGACCGCCGAGGCGGTCGAAGCGGCCGGCGGCAAGGCCCTGACCGTCCAGGGCGACCTGTCGCGGGTGAGTGAGGTGGAACGGCTCTTCGCCACAGCCAAGGACCACTTCGGCGGCATCGACGTCGCGGTCAACACCGCGGGCATGGTGCTGCGCAAGCCGATCGTGGAGACCGCCGAGGAGGAGTACGACCGGATGTTCGCGGTCAACTCCAAGGCGGCGTACTTCTTCATCCGCGAAGCCGGCCGGCACCTCAACGACAACGGCAAGGTGATCACGGTCGTCACGTCGCTGCTCGCGGCGTTCACCGACGGCTACTCGACGTACGCCGGCGCGAAGGCCCCGGTGGAGCACTTCACCCGGGCCGCCGCCAAGGAGTTCGCCGCCCGCGGCATCTCCGTCAACAACGTGGCGCCCGGCCCGATGGACACCCCGTTCTTCTACGGCCAGGAGACCCCCGAGCGCGTGGCG encodes:
- a CDS encoding SDR family oxidoreductase, whose product is MSSNHSLSGKTVLVGAGAKNLGGLISTSVARDGADVVIHYHSDATAADARKTAEAVEAAGGKALTVQGDLSRVSEVERLFATAKDHFGGIDVAVNTAGMVLRKPIVETAEEEYDRMFAVNSKAAYFFIREAGRHLNDNGKVITVVTSLLAAFTDGYSTYAGAKAPVEHFTRAAAKEFAARGISVNNVAPGPMDTPFFYGQETPERVAFHKSQALGDDLTKIEDIVPLVTFLATHGWWITGQTIFANGGYTTR